A stretch of Campylobacter gracilis DNA encodes these proteins:
- a CDS encoding ecotin family protein, which yields MRKSVFFFLLPLFLFGGEAQKQLNVFQLTPSKMPPQQFKVEAIFSKEIKADCNDAYLIGGKIEQKEGSDGLYYEFSGGDELAQTLMLCDGKKQKRRIYYELTHPFAYDGGEIRILAPKDVKVELKIYELVESKEPKIRKMK from the coding sequence ATGAGAAAAAGCGTATTTTTCTTTTTGTTGCCGCTGTTTTTATTCGGCGGCGAGGCGCAAAAGCAGCTAAACGTCTTTCAGCTAACGCCGTCAAAGATGCCGCCGCAGCAATTTAAAGTCGAAGCGATCTTTTCGAAAGAGATCAAAGCCGATTGCAACGACGCGTATCTGATCGGCGGCAAAATAGAGCAAAAAGAGGGCTCGGACGGGCTTTATTACGAGTTTAGCGGCGGCGATGAGCTTGCTCAGACGCTGATGCTCTGCGACGGCAAGAAGCAAAAGAGGCGGATCTATTACGAGCTCACGCATCCATTCGCCTACGACGGTGGCGAAATTAGAATTTTGGCGCCCAAAGACGTCAAGGTCGAGCTTAAAATTTACGAGCTCGTAGAGAGCAAAGAGCCTAAAATCCGCAAGATGAAATGA